Genomic DNA from Gemmatimonadaceae bacterium:
TTGTATTGCTCGTTCTGGTGCTTGGCCCGCTAATGCTGTTGACCCTGCCGCTATGGCTGGGCGCCTACTACATGCTGGTCGTAGCGTGCATCTGTGCCTTTTGGTGGCTGGACCGAGGATTCGTGGTGCGCATTGGCTACGGCGTGGGCCTTTTGGGACACTTTCGCTGTCGGCCTACATTGACCAGTTCCGCCATCCCGAAGTGCACGTTTCGGAACCGCTACGGATCAAATGGTTTGCTATGCTGGCCACAGCGTCATTTGGTGTCGTGATTGCACGGCGCATACGGCGGATGAGCCGGGACCGCCGGCCTTTGGGAAGCGATTACGGCGCCCGCCGAAGCTGATCCAGAGCGCGCGCGTCGGCGATCATCGATCCGCAGCTTGGAATACGTGGCGGACCTGAATGGGGTCGCCTACGTAAACCGCCTTGACGAAGTGAAGGTTGTCAATTGTCATGCACCAAAATGGCCACGTGTGATGTAACTCGAGGGGGCCGCTCCTATTGCACGGCGTTGATCATGTCGAAAATCGGCAGGTACATGGCGACCACCATTCCGCCGACCACGATGCCAAGAAACACGATCATCACCGGCTCGAGCAGCGACAGCAGATTGCTCACCGCGGCGTCGACTTCCTCGTCGTAGAAATCAGCGATCTTGGCGAGCATCTCGTCGAGCCCGCCCGTTTGCTCACCCACCGCTATCATCGAGATGACCATTGGTGGGAACACGCCAGATTTCTTGAGCGGCGCCGAGATGGTATCTCCGCCGGCAATCGACGCACGCGACTCCATAATCGCATCCTGGACCACGCGGTTGCCGGCGGTCTTGGCGGTGATCTCCAGACCGTCGAGGATGCTTACGCCGGAACTGATAAGCGTACCGAGCGTCCGCGTGAATCGCGACACCGCAGACTTTCGCAGCACGTCGCCAAGCACGGGAACTCGAAGCAGAAACTTGTCGATCTTGAGCTTGCCGTTCGATGTCGCGCGGTAGCGCTTGAACATGAACACCGCTGCGGCGACAACCCCAAGCACGACAAACCAGTAACTCTTCAGGAACCGCGACGCTCCCATCACAACCCGCGTCGGCAATGGCAGTGCAAGACCCGCTGAGCTGAACAGGTTTTCGAATACCGGGATGACGAATATCAGAAGCACCGTGATCGCCATGCCCGCAACCGACATGATCACTCCAGGATAAATCATCGCGCTCTTAACCTTTCTGATGAGCGCGTCATTCTTTTCCATGAAGGTCGCGAGACGCATCAGGATGGTGTCGAGAATACCACCGGCCTCGCCCGCGGCGACCATGTTCACGTAGAGGCCGCTGAACGCCTGAGGATGTTTGCCAAGCGCGTCGGCAACGGTGTTGCCCGACTCCACGTCGAACACAACCTTGCGGGTGATGTCGGACAACGTTTTATTCTGGCTCTGCTCGGCCAGAATCGTCAATGCCTGGACGAGTGGAAGACCCGCGTTGATCATTGTGCTGAACTGCCGCGTAAAGATGACGATATCGCGCATCTTGATGTGGCCACGCTTGGGCTTCTTCGGTGTCGCCTCGTCTATCTTCACGACATTGAGCCGCTGCCGCCTGAGCTGAGCGACCACGTCGTCGCGCGACGCCGCCTCCAGAGTGGCGGTGCGAATGTCGCCCGAAAACGAGCGGGCAGTATATGTAAACGTCGTCATTACCAGATCTCCATTACGTCAGTATGGCGAACATCCGGTGGCGCGGTCCACGAGAACCCGCCAGCCGGAAATGCGTGCAGCTCTATCGTTTGTTGGCCAGTCCACCAGTGAGCGGTCGCTGGCTGGGCGGAGCAGTCGAGTCCGGCGTTGGCTCCTTCCCGATCATCCGCAGAAATTCGTCAGGCGAGCTTGTCACCTTGAGCGCTTCGTCGATTCCGATCTCGCGAGCCATGTAGAGAGCGTAAAGAGCATCGTTCAGGGTCTGCATGCCGAACTTCTTGCCAGCCTGCATCGACGAGTAGATCTGATGAACCTTGTCGTCCCTGATGAGCGCGCGGATTGCCGGCGTCACCACCAGAATCTCAGCCGCCATGGCGCGCCCGCGGCCGCTGGCCCTGGGCACCAGCGTCTGCGTTACGATTCCCTCGAGCACGAACGCAAGCTGCGCCCGCACCTGTGACTGCTGATGAGCGGGGAATACATCGATAATGCGGTTGATGGCTTCTGCAGCCGAGTTGGTATGGAGCGTTGCAAACGCAAGGTGTCCGGTCTCGGCGATGGTGAGAGCCGCCTGGATCGTTTCCAGATCACGCATCTCGCCGATCAGAATGACGTCGGGATCTTCACGCAGCGCATACTTGAGTGCCGACGCGAACGACTTTGTATCGGTTCCCACCTCGCGCTGATTGATGAGACATCCCTGGTGATTGTGGATGAACTCGATCGGATCTTCGACGGTGATGATATGGCCTTTCCGCTCGCGGTTGATCTTGTCTATCAGCGCCGCAAGGGTTGTGGACTTTCCAGACCCCGTCGGACCTGTAACCAGCACCAGGCCGCGCGGCTTCTCCGCCATCTTCGCGATTGCCGCCGAAAGACCGAGATCCTGAAAAGTCCTGATCGAAAACGGGATCTGGCGGATGACCATCGAGACGCACCCGCGCTGGCGAAAGCAGTTACCGCGGAAGCGGGCGAGACTGGCGATGCCGAACGAAAAGTCCAGCTCGTCCTCCATCTCGAAGCGCTTCTTCTGATTCTCCGTGAGCACCGAATAGGAAAGCGACAGCGTGTCCTTTGGCGTGAGGATGCCGCCCGTGCGGGCGCTCGTCATCTGGCCATCGATGCGGAGCTTTGGGCACTCACCGGCGACGATGTGCAGGTCAGAGGCGCCGACCGACACCATCTCCTCCAGCAGCGTACGCAGGTTGATACCCATCGCCGGCGGCGGCGGTTGAACGGGCGTCTCTGCCGAGGCAATCGCCTGCATTGGTGCGGTCATCTTTGCTATCTCCTCGCTCCTGACAGCGATGGCGGTAGGAGCAGTCAAAGATTTACATCCCCCGGGCGAGGCTTCCGCCGGCGCTTGGCGGGCGCGGAAGACCTTGAGTATTCTGTGGTTGAAGGACGCGGTACGAGAGAAAAGGTTACGGTCGAGTCGAGCTTTGCGGCGAGCGCGGGACCGATGCCGCGAACTCGCTCCAGCTCCTTCAGACTGCCAAACGGGCCAAGGCTATCGCGATCTGCAACGATGCGGGCGGCGAGCGCGGGGCCGATCCACCGCAGCGTCTCGATCTCTGCAACCGTCGCAACGTCGACGTCGATGACAGAGGGAACGGCGGCCACTGGCCTTTTCGCGCGGCGTCCCTTCCCTTTTCGTTTTCCGGTACCCGCACGGCGCACTGAATCGACCGCTGCAATCTGCGCATCGATGGCGTGGCGCGCACTTTTGTCCGCGGGCACATCGCCAGTGAAAGCTGTCACGGCGCGGGTACCGGACCCAAGCGCGATTACCACCCCCAGAAACATCAGCGCTTTGCGCTCACCCGGCGTAGCCATGGTGTTGATGGTCGCCTGTTGGCGAATGCAGACCTGCACCGCCCTGCGGCCTGGGTAAACAATTTGCCGCATTGCCCTCTGTCAGCTAGCGCAGCAGCGCCTCCGCGACCTCCCCCACGATAGACAGCGAACGTGCAGAAATCCGCTCGATTGTATCCGTGGGGCGGTGATGGAATGGATAATCGAGATCGATCACGTCGATCACGCGCAGTCCCGCCTTCAGCAGAGGCACGTGATCATCCGTCACCGGATAATCGATCGCCACCGGAAGAAATACGTCGTCGTGTCCAAGTTCCGCCGCTTTCTGCCAGACCCGATCGACGACCTCCGGCGCACCCTGCATCGAGTACGGCTCCTTCTTGATTGCAAGATCTGCATCTCCGATCATGTCCCACAGCACGCCGAAGATAGGTTTGTACGACGAATCCGGCAGATGCGATGCGAAGTAGGTGGAACCGATCAACACGTCCTGCATCGTGTTGAAGTTTCCGTAGTCCTCCCCATCCACGAACAGCAGATCGACGCCAATGGATGGCGGCGTCTTCTTCAACGCGTCGGCGAGGGCGACAAAGAGTCCTACTCCCGATGCTCCATCGTTCGCGCCGGGCACAGGGAGTTGCTGGTCGCCCAGGTTTTCGCTGTTGTCACTGACGGGCCGGGTGTCCCAATGCGTCAGGTAAAGAATGCGGGATGTCGCCGCCGGTTGAAACCGCGCGAGAATATTGCGCATCGGAAGTTGCTTGCCGTCGACCGTGGTATGCATCCAGCTCTGCACGATGACCGTATCCGCGCGCTCTCGCATCTGCTGCAGAATCCAGTCGCCGCCGCGTTGCGCGCCGGGCGTCCCGGGAACGCGAGGGCCAAACGCCATCTGCGCCGCGGCATACTTCAGCGCGGCGTCACCGTCGAATTTGCCAGCCTTCGGTCCGCTGTCGCCACTGCAACCGGCGATAGCCGACGCGGTCGCCACTGCGAGCCAGGCCAGGCGTCGATTCACTTGAGATCGCCGGCGAAGAATTGCAGGTGCAGAATTGCGCTCAGCACAGTCTGTGTGAAACGGCGGTTCAGATTCTTGTCGAAGCTCTCGACACGAGACACGACAAAACTGGATGAAAGATTCTCTGCAACGTCGGTATCGGCACTGAAGCTCCATGCGCGGCGCCCGTTGTCGCTCAACCGGCTTTCGCCGTTACTGGCCAGCGGGTTGAGGACGAAGTTATCGCCCTGAGTGTCCTGATAGCTGAGCCTCGTACGCAGATCGCTGCGGAGTTTCCACTCTGGCGGCACCGCCCACGGCTTCGCGATCTCGACGTTCACGTCCGCACTCGCATTCTTCGCGCTCAGGCCGGGGCGCGTCTCCCTGCGCTGTGAAATCGTGTATCCGAGCGTGCTGGAAAACGGCCTCGCGCCAGCAAATACCAATGAGAGATTTGCCGGGTAGCTGCGTACCACCGACACTCCCCGGTCCATCATAAACGCAGCAGGCTCGCCGTCATCGACTTCATCCTGCCCCCCGAGGCCCGTAACCAGTTCGGGCTGTCGTGCATTTACCTGCCGTGTCTGAACGGCACGTGCGCTCCCGCCGATGCTAGAAAACACACCACGCAGGCGGCTGGGCTTCATGCTCCATCTCAGCGACACATCCGGGAAAACTACCTGCGTGCCATCGGCCACTGCCTGCCGTTCATCGATGCGCCGCGTCCAGTTGCGGGCATTGATGAGCTGATAGCGGTTCGCCAACGTCATACCGAACGGAAGGATCATCGAATGATTGGCGGAGAGCTGGCTCAGCATGCCGGCGCTTGTTGCGGGCCTGCCGCCAAGCTCGCGAAACCGTCCCGGCCCGCCAAACGCGAACTGATAGGATATCGGTGGATCGTATGGGCTCCCATCGAATACCGAAATGAGACTTCGATTGAAGTTCACATCGAGCGGCTGCATGGCCGTGAGCATTCGACGCACCAGGCCGCCGCTGTCAGCATACAGTCTCGCTGCACGAGGAAGATCAATCGTCAAACCAGCGGATGTGGTTTGTGCGCTGCCGAGCCTTCGCGGCAGCCGCACTACTGTGTCTTCAACATTCAGATAGCTCAGGGTGTTCGGATCGCGAAGCATGTTGAACGAGCTGCCGATGTCGATGCGGGGCTTGATCCACGACGATATCGCCGGGGTAAAGTTGATCCCGGCCTGCATCTCCCGCTCTCT
This window encodes:
- a CDS encoding type II secretion system F family protein, encoding MTTFTYTARSFSGDIRTATLEAASRDDVVAQLRRQRLNVVKIDEATPKKPKRGHIKMRDIVIFTRQFSTMINAGLPLVQALTILAEQSQNKTLSDITRKVVFDVESGNTVADALGKHPQAFSGLYVNMVAAGEAGGILDTILMRLATFMEKNDALIRKVKSAMIYPGVIMSVAGMAITVLLIFVIPVFENLFSSAGLALPLPTRVVMGASRFLKSYWFVVLGVVAAAVFMFKRYRATSNGKLKIDKFLLRVPVLGDVLRKSAVSRFTRTLGTLISSGVSILDGLEITAKTAGNRVVQDAIMESRASIAGGDTISAPLKKSGVFPPMVISMIAVGEQTGGLDEMLAKIADFYDEEVDAAVSNLLSLLEPVMIVFLGIVVGGMVVAMYLPIFDMINAVQ
- a CDS encoding type IV pilus twitching motility protein PilT, which translates into the protein MTAPMQAIASAETPVQPPPPAMGINLRTLLEEMVSVGASDLHIVAGECPKLRIDGQMTSARTGGILTPKDTLSLSYSVLTENQKKRFEMEDELDFSFGIASLARFRGNCFRQRGCVSMVIRQIPFSIRTFQDLGLSAAIAKMAEKPRGLVLVTGPTGSGKSTTLAALIDKINRERKGHIITVEDPIEFIHNHQGCLINQREVGTDTKSFASALKYALREDPDVILIGEMRDLETIQAALTIAETGHLAFATLHTNSAAEAINRIIDVFPAHQQSQVRAQLAFVLEGIVTQTLVPRASGRGRAMAAEILVVTPAIRALIRDDKVHQIYSSMQAGKKFGMQTLNDALYALYMAREIGIDEALKVTSSPDEFLRMIGKEPTPDSTAPPSQRPLTGGLANKR
- a CDS encoding helix-hairpin-helix domain-containing protein, encoding MRQIVYPGRRAVQVCIRQQATINTMATPGERKALMFLGVVIALGSGTRAVTAFTGDVPADKSARHAIDAQIAAVDSVRRAGTGKRKGKGRRAKRPVAAVPSVIDVDVATVAEIETLRWIGPALAARIVADRDSLGPFGSLKELERVRGIGPALAAKLDSTVTFSLVPRPSTTEYSRSSAPAKRRRKPRPGDVNL
- a CDS encoding M28 family peptidase, translated to MNRRLAWLAVATASAIAGCSGDSGPKAGKFDGDAALKYAAAQMAFGPRVPGTPGAQRGGDWILQQMRERADTVIVQSWMHTTVDGKQLPMRNILARFQPAATSRILYLTHWDTRPVSDNSENLGDQQLPVPGANDGASGVGLFVALADALKKTPPSIGVDLLFVDGEDYGNFNTMQDVLIGSTYFASHLPDSSYKPIFGVLWDMIGDADLAIKKEPYSMQGAPEVVDRVWQKAAELGHDDVFLPVAIDYPVTDDHVPLLKAGLRVIDVIDLDYPFHHRPTDTIERISARSLSIVGEVAEALLR